From a region of the Cucumis sativus cultivar 9930 chromosome 6, Cucumber_9930_V3, whole genome shotgun sequence genome:
- the LOC116404492 gene encoding uncharacterized protein LOC116404492, giving the protein MKPPQGTSPPPNKTTHGIVLLLLYVDDMIITGNDQQAISDLQQYLGQHFEMKDLGSLNYFLGLEVSHRSDGYLLSQAKYASDLIARSGITDSTTSSTPLDPHVHLTPFDGVPLDDASLYRQLVGSLIYLTVTRPDIAYAVHIVSQFMAAPRTIHFTAVLRILRYVKGTLGHGLQFSSQSSLVLSGYSDADWAGDPTDRRSTTGYCFYLGDSLISWRSKKQSVISRSSTESEYRALADATAELIWLRWLLADMGVPQQGPTLLHCDNRSAIQIAHNDVFHERTKHIENDCHFVRHHLLKQHPPLTFCFYY; this is encoded by the exons ATGAAGCCACCTCAGGGAACTTCTCCTCCTCCCAACAAG ACAACTCATGGTAttgttcttctccttctttatgttgatgatatgattattACTGGTAATGATCAACAGGCCATATCCGACCTACAACAATATCTTGGTCaacattttgagatgaaagaccTTGGATCTCTCAATTACTTTCTCGGTCTTGAAGTCTCTCACCGTTCAGATGGTTATCTGTTATCTCAAGCGAAATATGCATCTGATCTAATAGCGCGCTCAGGAATTACAGACTCCACCACATCTTCAACACCGTTAGATCCTCATGTCCATCTAACTCCGTTTGATGGTGTTCCTCTTGACGATGCAAGCTTGTATCGGCAACTTGTTGGCAGTCTTATATACCTAACAGTAACTCGCCCAGATATTGCATATGCTGTTCATATTGTCAGTCAATTTATGGCTGCTCCTCGAACAATTCATTTCACTGCTGTTCTACGCATACTTCGCTATGTCAAAGGCACCTTGGGACATGGTCTTCAATTCTCATCTCAGTCTTCCCTTGTGTTGTCGGGATAttctgatgctgattgggcggGGGATCCTACTGATCGACGATCCACTACAGGATACTGTTTTTACTTAGGTGATTCTCTCATCTCATGGCGTagtaagaaacaaagtgtTATATCTCGTTCCAGTACGGAATCTGAATATCGTGCTCTGGCTGATGCTACAGCTGAACTTATATGGCTTCGGTGGCTCCTTGCCGATATGGGTGTCCCTCAACAGGGTCCTACCCTCCTCCATTGTGACAATCGTAGTGCCATTCAGATTGCTCACAATGATGTGTTTCATGAACGTACAAAACACATTGAAAATGACTGTCACTTTGTTCGTCACCACCTCTTAAAGCAACACCCTCCTCTTACGTTCTGTTTCTACTATTGA